A genomic region of Metopolophium dirhodum isolate CAU chromosome 1, ASM1992520v1, whole genome shotgun sequence contains the following coding sequences:
- the LOC132937247 gene encoding uncharacterized protein LOC132937247 translates to MEYDVNSDVDTHKLETSISPIKNHEHTIVGRRILDLAYICQQIKEKDNHDPYGCSFKDMVCVNEKKIGLKSSFAFKCNFCLKTYTIDSESSEANMTDINIAAVAGIMNVGGGFSQLQTMTASLEIPPLSQFVYNKSHDIVCKSFNECALKEMEAAAKEEAQLAVSAGDIDTDGTPLISVVADGSWCKRSYRSTYNSLSGAAAIIGYRTKKVLFLGVKNKYCSICIRSGLGSKEVKEHCCTKNWSDKNGSSGMEAAVIVEGFKQSEPMYGIRYQKLIADGDSSVYKKILEARPYKNLTVQKVECRNHLLRNFCNKLRDITTKKQAGQLAHRKLLSRNILRMRKGIVKAIEYRKKENSVIGLRNDILNVVNHVFGDHSSCSKYFCDITDDNNSNDINYMEKIFSTDRVFIDSVMQPIRYLARHTSSLILNVDSNIVESFNAIIAKLIGGKRVNFALKGSYAGRCAIATVTKNSKRPFYSLHKTILKNSPFKKLPSVKMEITRRDNQFRQNNRLTKNKRFKKKLFGVNDSNASYGENSMKPDMNENEYNIEKLEVIESMKKIAAQREVIERQTVNQSSCQNWLDIRRKLLTASNFGSIINRRPDTGCENLIKNLIYTSDVDTIAMEYGRNHENEAKICLENLLSIKIRECGLFIDEFNYFIGATPDGLIDEDGLVEIKCPQSAADLTPEEGIEKKKISCWKKTNNGTTYEIKKNHKWYYQVQGQLNVCQRDYCILAVWTKKGMKYEIIKRDIHFWTTIMLPKLQNFFFNCFLPELVDPRHSRSMPIRNPEYIIRAQEEKKNKRLKLL, encoded by the exons ATGGAATATGACGTAAATTCTGATGTTGATACGCACAAGCTAGAAACAAGTATTTCACCTATCAAGAATCATGAACACACTATAGTTGGACGACGAATTTTAGATTTAGCTTATATATGTcaacaaattaaagaaaaagaTAATCACGACCCATACGGTTGCTCATTTAAGGACATGGTTTgtgtcaatgaaaaaaaaattggtttaaaatcATCTTTTGcatttaaatgcaatttttgtcTGAAAACATATACAATTGACTCGGAAAGTTCAGAAGCGAATATGACGGATATAAATATTGCTGCAGTAGCTGGTATAATGAATGTGGGTGGAGGATTTAGTCAGCTTCAAACTATGACCGCTTCTTTGGAAATACCTCCCTTAAGTCAGTTTGTGTACAATAAGTCACATGATATAGTTTGCAAATCATTTAATGAATGTGCTCTTAAAGAAATGGAGGCAGCTGCAAAAGAAGAAGCTCAACTAGCCGTAAGTGCCGGAGACATAGATACTGACGGAACTCCCCTTATTTCAGTAGTTGCAGATGGATCCTGGTGCAAACGGTCTTACAGGTCAACTTACAATTCATTATCAGGCGCT gcTGCAATAATTGGGTATAGAacgaaaaaagttttatttttgggagtaaaaaataaatactgttcaATCTGTATTCGTTCTGGTCTTGGTTCAAAAGAAGTTAAAGAACATTGTTGCACTAAAAATTGGTCGGATAAAAATGGATCGTCGGGTATGGAAGCAGCTGTAATAGTTGAAGGTTTTAAACAAAGTGAACCTATGTATGGTATAAGGTATCAAAAATTGATAGCCGATGGAGACTCAAgcgtatacaaaaaaattttagaagCAAGgccttataaaaatttaactgtacaaAAAGTTGAATGCCGTAACCACCTTCTTCGTAATTTTTGTAACAAACTTAGAGATATAACTACGAAAAAACAAGCAGGTCAATTAGCTCATAGAAAATTGTTATCACGTAATATTCTACGAATGCGAAAAGGTATAGTGAAAGCTATtgaatatagaaaaaaagaaaattcagtTATAGGACTcagaaatgatattttaaatgttgtcaatCATGTTTTCGGTGATCATAGTAgttgctcaaaatatttttgtgacatAACCGACGATAATAATTCAAACGATATTAATTACATGGAAAAAATTTTTAGTACAGATAGAGTGTTTATAGATAGCGTAATGCAACCTATTAGGTATCTTGCTAGACATACTTCAAGCTTGATACTGAATGTTGACAGCAATATAGTTGAATCTTTTAATGCCATTATTGCAAAACTTATAGGAGGGAAAAGAGTGAATTTTGCTCTAAAAGGGTCATACGCTGGACGTTGTGCGATTGCTACAGttactaaaaattctaaaagacCTTTTTATTCTTTGCAcaagacaattttaaaaaatagtccCTTTAAAAAATTGCCATCAGTGAAAATGGAAATAACACGACGAGATAATCAATTTCGTCAAAATAATCGCTTGACGAAAAAtaaaaggtttaaaaaaaaattatttggtgtGAATGACTCAAATGCTTCATATGGAGAAAATTCAATGAAACCAGATATGaatgaaaatgaatataatatagaaaaattggAAGTCATTGAGTCCATGAAAAAAATTGCTGCACAAAGAGAGGTAATAGAAAGACAAACTGTTAACCAAAGTTCTTGTCAGAATTGGTTGGACATTAGGCGTAAATTACTTACTGCTTCAAACTTTGGAAGCATAATTAACCGTCGTCCAGACACGGGTTgtgaaaatctaataaaaaatttaatttatactagtGATGTTGATACAATAGCAATGGAGTAtggaagaaatcatgaaaatgaAGCTAAAATTTGTTTAGAAAATttactaagtataaaaataagagAGTGTGGATTGTTCATTGATgagtttaattatttcattggaGCAACTCCAGATGGATTAATTGATGAAGATGGCTTGGTCGAAATAAAATGTCCTCAATCAGCTGCAGATCTGACTCCCGAAgaaggaattgaaaaaaaaaaaattagctgttggaaaaaaactaataatgggaccacttatgaaattaaaaaaaatcataagtgGTATTACCAAGTACAGGGACAGTTAAATGTTTGTCAAAGGGATTATTGTATTCTCGCCGTGTGGACAAAAAAAGGAatgaagtatgaaataattaaaagggACATTCATTTTTGGACTACTATCATGTTGCCGAaacttcaaaatttttttttcaattgcttTTTGCCGGAATTGGTCGACCCGAGGCACTCACGTAGTATGCCAATACGGAATCCAGAGTACATAATTAGAGcacaagaagaaaaaaaaaataaacgtttaaagcttctttaa